A DNA window from Leptolyngbya sp. KIOST-1 contains the following coding sequences:
- a CDS encoding sensor histidine kinase, with the protein MQQFSPLSSLFHEPQTPTVAGSEDAHWQREAALGLLSGGTDALPQAHMQAEHEWLGGLTALIKLLVERSAAAAVADRSKPMPLMGTVLSGPFPVLPDRLMGQRLSHWLLVPEPLEQILSVTRPLLPGHGQRDTAGPACDLQMVPLTNNDPLMGERFCLLLTQHFSLLLVLGYGSNGLPQFQFSFDPAVVEQGVQQLRDRVATTRPPLVPALDRLLAQFPPVEPDYRLVTRYSQLLLMQLRQRFQPDAGAVGPQSTAAMPALALPARPTLAAFQTDPSPHVEAQVNRTAFAEPEAPPDDSPDTELLKAMAHEIRTPLTTIRTLTRSLLKRKDISDEAAKRLRQIDRECTQQIDRFSLIFRAVELETDRAARPRSPLSAISLNQLFDDSIPRWQQQASRRNLSLTVNVPPCLPMVNSDPAMLTQVLTGLIDRFTHSLPPYSHIELAVTLAGHQLKLQFQSQPPEGCAQPPSEADSFSSPFKALGQLLMFQPETGGLSLNLNATKNLFQALGGKLIVRQRPQAGEVLTVFLPLEPKTL; encoded by the coding sequence GTGCAACAGTTTTCACCCCTGAGTTCATTGTTCCATGAGCCGCAAACCCCAACGGTTGCGGGCTCAGAGGATGCCCACTGGCAGCGGGAAGCCGCCCTTGGGTTACTGAGCGGTGGCACGGACGCTCTGCCCCAGGCCCACATGCAGGCCGAGCACGAATGGCTGGGTGGACTTACGGCCCTAATCAAGCTGCTGGTAGAACGTTCGGCAGCGGCAGCAGTCGCCGACCGGAGCAAGCCAATGCCGCTGATGGGCACAGTGTTGTCAGGTCCGTTTCCGGTGCTGCCCGATCGCCTGATGGGGCAGCGACTCTCCCACTGGCTTTTGGTGCCCGAGCCCCTGGAACAAATTCTTTCGGTGACGCGCCCGCTGCTGCCGGGCCACGGCCAGCGAGACACCGCTGGCCCCGCCTGCGATCTACAGATGGTGCCTTTGACCAACAACGATCCGCTGATGGGTGAGCGGTTTTGCCTGCTCTTGACCCAGCACTTTAGCCTGCTGCTGGTGCTGGGCTATGGCAGCAATGGACTACCGCAGTTTCAGTTTTCCTTTGACCCGGCGGTGGTGGAACAGGGGGTGCAACAACTGCGCGATCGCGTGGCGACCACCCGGCCCCCTCTGGTTCCAGCCCTCGATCGCCTGCTGGCGCAATTTCCTCCGGTAGAGCCCGACTACCGCCTGGTTACCCGCTACAGCCAGCTGCTACTTATGCAGCTCAGGCAGCGCTTTCAGCCCGACGCGGGAGCCGTTGGGCCACAGTCAACAGCGGCTATGCCGGCCCTGGCTCTGCCTGCTCGCCCTACCCTGGCGGCCTTTCAAACCGACCCCAGTCCCCACGTCGAAGCCCAGGTCAACCGCACCGCCTTTGCCGAACCAGAGGCCCCGCCCGATGACAGCCCCGACACCGAGCTGCTGAAGGCCATGGCCCACGAAATCCGCACGCCGCTGACCACCATTCGCACCCTGACGCGATCGCTGCTCAAGCGCAAAGACATCAGCGACGAGGCCGCCAAGCGCCTGCGGCAGATCGATCGCGAGTGTACTCAGCAGATCGATCGCTTCAGCCTGATTTTTCGCGCTGTGGAGTTGGAAACCGACCGGGCCGCCCGGCCGCGATCGCCCCTGTCGGCCATTTCCCTCAACCAGCTGTTCGACGACTCCATCCCTCGGTGGCAGCAGCAGGCCAGCCGCCGCAACCTGAGTTTGACAGTAAATGTGCCCCCCTGCCTGCCCATGGTCAACAGCGACCCGGCCATGCTCACCCAGGTGCTCACCGGGCTGATCGATCGCTTCACCCACAGCCTGCCCCCCTACAGCCATATCGAGCTGGCCGTGACCCTGGCGGGCCATCAGCTCAAACTTCAGTTTCAGTCGCAGCCCCCCGAAGGCTGTGCCCAGCCCCCCTCCGAAGCCGATTCATTCTCATCCCCGTTCAAAGCCCTGGGCCAGCTGCTCATGTTTCAGCCCGAAACCGGCGGTCTGAGCCTGAACCTGAACGCCACCAAGAATCTGTTCCAGGCCCTGGGCGGCAAACTGATCGTGCGGCAGCGCCCCCAGGCCGGAGAAGTGCTTACGGTCTTTCTGCCCCTCGAACCCAAAACTCTCTAA
- a CDS encoding alpha/beta fold hydrolase: MMPVVEIPIANRTWQWRGQAINYQQAGTSGPALVLIHGFGASVGHWRKTIPALAANHRVFAVDLLGFGKSAKPAPGEPLAYDFDTWGTQVADFVREIVQESAFLVGNSIGGVVALQAAVMAPEQSRGVVLVDCALRQICDRKLHTQPPMRRLGRPALKKVLQNRALVHWLFAQIARPGRIRAVLRTAYGNPEAVTDELIELLLEPAREPGAADVFWAFINNFDGPLPEDLLPQITCPALILWGTADPWEPIALGRELANFAAVEEFIPLEGAGHCPQDEIPEVVNGHLEAWVARQGAPAIAPSGVSVA, from the coding sequence ATGATGCCTGTCGTCGAGATCCCGATCGCCAACCGGACCTGGCAGTGGCGCGGCCAAGCCATTAATTATCAGCAAGCCGGTACCTCTGGCCCCGCCCTGGTGCTGATCCACGGCTTTGGAGCCAGCGTGGGCCACTGGCGCAAGACTATTCCGGCCCTGGCGGCCAACCACCGGGTGTTTGCGGTGGATCTGCTGGGCTTTGGCAAGTCGGCCAAGCCCGCCCCTGGGGAACCGCTGGCCTACGACTTCGACACCTGGGGCACTCAGGTGGCGGACTTTGTGCGGGAGATTGTGCAGGAGTCCGCGTTTCTGGTGGGTAACTCTATTGGTGGGGTGGTGGCGCTCCAGGCAGCGGTGATGGCCCCGGAGCAGAGCCGGGGAGTGGTGCTGGTGGACTGTGCGCTCAGGCAGATCTGCGATCGCAAGCTGCACACCCAACCCCCCATGCGCCGCCTGGGCCGCCCGGCGCTCAAGAAAGTCCTCCAAAACCGCGCCCTGGTGCACTGGCTGTTCGCCCAGATCGCTCGACCGGGACGGATCCGCGCCGTCCTCCGCACCGCCTACGGCAATCCCGAGGCTGTTACCGACGAGCTGATTGAACTGCTGCTGGAGCCCGCCCGCGAACCCGGTGCAGCCGATGTGTTCTGGGCCTTTATCAACAATTTCGACGGGCCGCTGCCGGAGGATCTGCTGCCGCAGATCACCTGCCCAGCGCTAATTCTCTGGGGCACCGCCGACCCCTGGGAACCGATCGCCCTGGGCCGCGAGTTGGCCAACTTCGCTGCCGTTGAAGAGTTCATTCCCCTCGAAGGGGCAGGCCACTGCCCCCAGGATGAGATTCCCGAGGTGGTGAATGGCCATCTGGAAGCCTGGGTGGCACGGCAGGGTGCGCCTGCGATCGCGCCCTCGGGAGTTTCGGTGGCTTAG
- a CDS encoding aromatic ring-hydroxylating dioxygenase subunit alpha, whose amino-acid sequence MLKNFWYAVEFSAAVTSAPCPVRLMGEDYVLYRGSDGQVVAMRDRCIHRGASLAGGWVEGNCIRCPYHGWRYDADGTCVHIPADQPGTPIPKRAKIEAFPVEEHYGLVWLFVGDLPAEARPPIPPLPEYGDPAWRAITGEYTWNAHYTRVVESGLDSSHAPFVHSVFFNLRDDAVVPPYEVQVEDWSATARTVSKPPKRAGLLKLIVKRDRPYSSATLTAHMPNINRIHLDFNFRGYQYIYFASNIPVDETTTLTKWIGLRNFLPQAWADWNSRKNTNDTYLEDKAVIESQVPRVVPLTGEILLASDSLQLAYRKLIRQCVEWGWAIGSDYGIPPVSVATNGNGKAPVEVSVG is encoded by the coding sequence ATGCTCAAAAATTTCTGGTACGCCGTTGAATTTAGCGCCGCCGTCACCAGCGCTCCCTGCCCGGTGCGGCTGATGGGCGAAGACTACGTGCTCTACCGGGGATCGGATGGGCAAGTCGTGGCGATGCGCGATCGCTGCATTCACCGGGGCGCATCCCTGGCGGGGGGCTGGGTGGAGGGCAACTGCATCCGCTGCCCCTACCACGGCTGGCGCTACGACGCCGACGGCACCTGCGTCCACATCCCCGCCGACCAGCCCGGCACCCCCATTCCCAAGCGGGCCAAAATTGAAGCTTTCCCGGTGGAAGAGCACTACGGCCTGGTGTGGCTGTTTGTGGGCGACCTACCCGCCGAGGCACGCCCCCCCATTCCGCCTTTGCCCGAGTACGGCGACCCCGCCTGGCGCGCCATCACTGGGGAATACACCTGGAATGCCCACTATACCCGCGTGGTGGAAAGCGGCCTGGACAGCTCCCACGCGCCCTTTGTCCACTCGGTGTTCTTTAATCTGCGGGACGACGCGGTGGTACCCCCCTACGAGGTGCAGGTGGAGGACTGGAGCGCCACCGCCCGCACCGTCTCCAAGCCCCCCAAGCGGGCCGGGCTGCTGAAGCTGATCGTGAAGCGCGATCGCCCCTATTCCAGCGCCACCCTCACCGCCCACATGCCCAACATCAACCGCATTCACCTCGACTTCAACTTTCGCGGCTACCAGTACATCTACTTCGCCAGCAACATCCCGGTGGACGAAACCACCACCCTGACCAAGTGGATCGGCCTGCGCAACTTCCTGCCCCAGGCCTGGGCCGATTGGAATTCCCGCAAAAATACCAACGACACCTATTTAGAAGACAAAGCGGTGATCGAAAGCCAGGTGCCCCGGGTAGTGCCCCTGACCGGCGAAATTCTGCTGGCCTCCGACAGCCTGCAACTGGCCTACCGCAAGCTGATTCGCCAGTGCGTGGAATGGGGCTGGGCGATCGGCAGCGACTACGGCATCCCCCCAGTCTCGGTGGCCACCAACGGCAACGGCAAAGCCCCGGTCGAAGTCAGCGTCGGGTAG
- a CDS encoding aspartate/glutamate racemase family protein, which produces MTALSRQDQQVAIPGILGGLGPMAHVLFEQRLIQGSAERGAQGDQDHPVWLLVNGSNIPDRTESLQGSGPDCVPGLVRYAQLLERAGANFLVVTCNTAHGVYDQVQAQIGIPWIHLMACTSDYIRYTYPAVQRVGVLATDGTVRCGLYSRSLSQAGFTPVGFDVHSPWQDLVMQSIYDPDWGIKTTGTQVSTKALTVLEQATSWLKTQGADVVIAGCTELSVAFAQMPTLPLPWVDPLAVVADITLDLAWGHRSLPLWQAA; this is translated from the coding sequence ATGACTGCGCTATCACGTCAGGATCAACAAGTTGCCATCCCCGGCATTCTGGGCGGCCTCGGCCCTATGGCCCACGTGTTATTTGAGCAGCGCCTGATTCAGGGCAGCGCCGAACGGGGAGCTCAGGGCGACCAGGACCATCCCGTCTGGCTATTGGTCAACGGCAGCAATATTCCCGATCGCACCGAGAGCCTGCAGGGCAGCGGACCCGACTGTGTCCCTGGACTGGTGCGCTACGCGCAGCTGCTGGAGCGGGCGGGGGCCAACTTTTTAGTCGTCACCTGCAACACTGCCCACGGCGTTTATGACCAGGTACAGGCCCAGATTGGCATTCCCTGGATCCATCTTATGGCCTGCACAAGCGATTACATTCGCTACACCTATCCTGCGGTGCAGCGAGTGGGGGTGCTGGCCACGGACGGCACGGTGCGCTGTGGCCTCTACAGCCGCAGCCTGAGTCAGGCGGGCTTCACGCCAGTGGGCTTTGATGTGCATTCTCCCTGGCAAGATTTGGTGATGCAGTCGATCTATGACCCCGATTGGGGAATAAAAACCACAGGGACTCAGGTATCTACCAAAGCATTGACGGTATTAGAGCAGGCGACGAGTTGGCTCAAGACCCAGGGAGCGGACGTGGTGATTGCGGGTTGCACAGAGCTGTCTGTGGCCTTTGCACAAATGCCCACCCTACCCCTGCCCTGGGTGGATCCGCTAGCGGTGGTGGCCGACATCACCCTGGATCTGGCCTGGGGCCACCGTTCCCTGCCGCTCTGGCAAGCTGCCTAG
- a CDS encoding aromatic ring-hydroxylating dioxygenase subunit alpha, with product MGSAHPTHPPIHPSTHPPIYPSTHLPAHPSTHSPTAMLENFWYAVELSHEVGSKPTPLKLLGHDYVLYRDAQGQVIALDNQCAHRGASLALGWVEGNCLRCPYHGWSYEPDGQCSHIPADAPGTPIPKRARVRSYPVQEKYGLVWLFVGSPELPADRRPPIPEFPQFEAPVRPATYSRHEFAAHFTRTMENAIDTSHALFMHKGAIGASNAPQNTEIDDYEVTVGDYELAASLPIKVNRLNGVMRFVLQQDDPEAHKTYRFALPNVTYSAVQFGRYKIESIMVHIPVDEAITVVKSVNIRNFLNQVPGLGHWLDGNTAQVGNKIMQEDDVVVKTQVPQVAPYQDMRQELLVASDATLIAYRKLLKRYAVPSALPETVLPVESVTG from the coding sequence GTGGGCAGTGCCCACCCTACCCATCCACCCATCCACCCATCCACCCATCCACCCATCTACCCATCCACCCACCTACCCGCCCACCCATCCACCCACTCCCCCACCGCCATGCTCGAAAACTTTTGGTACGCCGTCGAACTCAGCCACGAGGTGGGCTCCAAGCCCACGCCGCTAAAGCTCCTGGGCCACGACTACGTCCTCTATCGCGATGCCCAGGGACAGGTGATCGCCCTCGACAACCAGTGCGCCCACCGGGGGGCCAGCCTGGCCCTGGGCTGGGTGGAAGGCAACTGCCTGCGCTGCCCCTACCACGGCTGGAGCTACGAGCCCGACGGCCAGTGCAGCCACATTCCCGCCGATGCCCCCGGCACCCCGATTCCCAAGCGGGCGCGGGTGCGATCCTACCCGGTGCAGGAAAAGTACGGCCTGGTGTGGCTGTTTGTCGGCAGCCCCGAGCTACCGGCGGATCGCCGCCCGCCCATCCCCGAGTTCCCGCAGTTTGAAGCACCCGTGCGGCCCGCCACCTACAGCCGCCACGAGTTCGCCGCCCACTTCACCCGCACTATGGAGAATGCCATCGACACCTCCCATGCGCTGTTTATGCACAAGGGGGCGATCGGGGCCAGCAACGCGCCCCAGAACACCGAAATCGACGACTACGAGGTGACGGTGGGCGACTACGAACTGGCCGCCAGCCTGCCCATCAAGGTGAACCGCCTCAACGGCGTGATGCGGTTTGTGCTGCAACAGGACGACCCCGAAGCCCACAAGACCTACCGCTTTGCCCTGCCCAACGTCACCTACTCGGCGGTGCAGTTTGGCCGCTACAAAATCGAGAGCATCATGGTCCACATCCCGGTGGACGAGGCGATCACGGTGGTCAAGTCGGTGAACATTCGCAACTTCCTCAACCAGGTGCCGGGGTTGGGCCACTGGCTGGACGGCAACACCGCCCAGGTGGGCAACAAAATCATGCAGGAAGACGATGTGGTGGTCAAAACCCAGGTGCCCCAGGTCGCCCCCTACCAGGACATGCGGCAAGAACTGCTGGTGGCCAGCGACGCGACGCTGATCGCCTACCGCAAGCTGCTGAAGCGCTACGCGGTGCCCTCGGCCCTGCCGGAAACGGTGCTGCCGGTGGAGTCGGTGACGGGTTAG
- a CDS encoding late competence development ComFB family protein, producing the protein MKQAIVNLTLPIVTDKIDDILAAYPLYEYRQVYAVPELRQKLTAYVLARLPVVYVTMDSSAACEMTSTGHCYSSEQHAQIHQLIHQGIDALLGRPEVWQRCQGRERVETEPVPSSWFG; encoded by the coding sequence ATGAAGCAAGCGATTGTCAATCTAACTTTACCGATCGTAACTGATAAAATTGACGACATTTTAGCGGCCTATCCCCTCTACGAATATCGCCAGGTTTATGCCGTTCCAGAGCTGCGCCAAAAATTGACCGCTTACGTTCTCGCTCGGCTGCCCGTAGTCTACGTCACCATGGACAGCAGTGCCGCCTGTGAGATGACCTCAACCGGACACTGCTATTCCTCCGAGCAGCACGCTCAAATCCATCAACTCATTCACCAGGGAATTGATGCTCTGCTGGGGCGGCCTGAAGTTTGGCAACGCTGCCAGGGCAGAGAGCGGGTTGAAACCGAGCCTGTTCCATCCAGTTGGTTTGGGTAA
- a CDS encoding MFS transporter: MSVTPVNAKTLSAPRLVFIFITILFDKLGESLIFPILPFLVGRFQSDAFTLGMLVSSYAIAQFIAIPVIGALSDRYGRRPVMLVCVLGTAISYFIFGFATTLWMLFFSRILDGVTGGVAATAQAYIADISPPEDRAKNFGITGAAFGLGFTLGPAAGGALANISLNLPVFVAGTIALLNFVLGYFVLAESLEPDQRRPLALRDFNPLGQLSDILRDGRIQGLLISFFIFNFAFAGFSSIFVLFLNTRYGWGPSQAAMVFFFIGIVSTVVQGGLIRQLLPRFGEAKLAVAGLVLVALAFGGVVLIPAGSPVLIPALYTTQAMLALGVGFVIPALRGLISIRVSAQEQGKTLGGNQALQSVASIAGPLWAGWVFDRSGMLSPFWMGALLLVMAVGFALTNLPRRQLTT; the protein is encoded by the coding sequence ATGTCCGTAACTCCCGTCAACGCCAAAACCCTCTCCGCACCCCGGCTGGTATTCATTTTCATCACCATCCTGTTCGACAAGCTGGGCGAGAGCCTGATTTTCCCGATTCTGCCGTTTCTGGTGGGGCGGTTCCAATCCGATGCCTTCACCCTGGGGATGCTGGTATCGAGCTATGCGATCGCCCAGTTTATCGCCATCCCAGTCATCGGTGCCCTGTCCGATCGCTACGGTCGCCGCCCGGTGATGTTGGTGTGTGTCCTGGGGACGGCGATCTCCTACTTTATCTTCGGCTTTGCCACCACCCTGTGGATGCTGTTCTTCTCCCGCATCCTCGATGGGGTGACCGGCGGCGTGGCCGCCACGGCCCAGGCCTACATTGCCGATATTTCGCCACCCGAGGACCGGGCCAAGAACTTTGGCATCACCGGGGCGGCCTTTGGCCTGGGCTTTACCCTGGGGCCAGCGGCGGGCGGAGCCCTGGCCAACATCAGCCTCAACCTGCCGGTGTTTGTGGCCGGGACCATTGCCCTGCTCAACTTTGTGCTGGGCTACTTTGTGCTGGCCGAATCCCTGGAGCCCGACCAGCGCCGTCCCCTAGCTCTGCGGGATTTCAACCCCCTGGGCCAGCTCAGCGACATTCTGCGCGATGGCCGCATCCAGGGCCTGCTGATTTCCTTCTTTATCTTTAACTTTGCCTTTGCGGGCTTCAGCAGTATTTTCGTGCTGTTTTTGAACACCCGCTACGGCTGGGGACCGAGCCAGGCGGCGATGGTGTTCTTCTTCATCGGCATTGTCTCCACAGTGGTGCAGGGGGGGCTGATTCGCCAACTGCTGCCCCGGTTTGGGGAGGCCAAACTGGCGGTGGCGGGGTTGGTTCTGGTGGCGTTGGCCTTTGGCGGGGTGGTGCTGATTCCGGCGGGCAGCCCGGTGCTGATTCCGGCCCTCTATACCACCCAGGCAATGCTGGCCCTGGGGGTTGGGTTTGTGATTCCGGCACTGCGGGGGCTGATTTCGATTCGCGTGTCGGCCCAGGAGCAGGGCAAAACCCTGGGCGGCAACCAGGCGCTGCAAAGCGTGGCCTCGATCGCGGGGCCTCTGTGGGCGGGCTGGGTGTTCGATCGCTCGGGCATGCTCTCCCCCTTCTGGATGGGGGCGCTGCTGCTGGTGATGGCGGTGGGCTTTGCGTTGACCAACCTACCCCGGCGACAGCTGACCACATAA
- the ilvB gene encoding biosynthetic-type acetolactate synthase large subunit yields the protein MTTPVAAPSSVLVRRATGAYALIDSLRRHGVEHIFGYPGGAILPIYDELYRAEAAGGISHILVRHEQGGAHAADGYARATGKVGVCFGTSGPGATNLVTGIATAQMDSVPMVVITGQVPSHAIGSDAFQETDIFGITLPLVKHSYVARTPDQIPRMVAEAFYIAQTGRPGPVLIDIPKDIGLAEFDYVPVEPGQVNLPGYKPTIKGNARQVNPALRLLRQSERPLLYVGGGAITAGAHAEVRQLAEYFQIPVTTTLMGKGAFDEHHPLALGMLGMHGTAYANFAVSECDLLIAVGARFDDRVTGKLDEFASRAQVIHIDIDPAEVGKNRAPQVPIVGDVKQVLTHLLNRLEAENQLPPPNQTAAWRDRIDRWKRDYPLVVPSYPDVLSPQEVITELATQAPHAYYTTDVGQHQMWSAQFLKNGPRQWVSSAGLGTMGFGMPAAMGVQVALPHETVICISGDASFQMNLQELGTLAQYNIPVKTVIVNNGWQGMVRQWQQAFHGERYSSSNMEVGMPDFELLAQAYGIKGMVVRDRDQLGPAVAAMLAHPGPVLLDVGVRRDENCYPMVAPGKGNHQMIGLPEVHGIGAGSDAALCVSCGHQNPSTSNFCSECGTKL from the coding sequence ATGACTACTCCCGTTGCCGCTCCTAGCAGTGTTCTTGTGCGCCGTGCCACCGGTGCCTATGCCCTAATCGACAGCCTCAGACGCCACGGTGTAGAGCATATCTTTGGCTACCCCGGCGGGGCGATTTTGCCCATCTACGATGAGCTTTACCGGGCTGAGGCAGCTGGGGGCATTAGTCATATTCTAGTGCGCCACGAGCAGGGCGGGGCCCACGCCGCCGATGGCTATGCTCGCGCCACAGGCAAGGTTGGGGTGTGCTTTGGGACTTCGGGCCCTGGGGCCACCAACCTGGTCACCGGCATTGCCACCGCTCAGATGGACTCGGTGCCCATGGTGGTAATCACCGGGCAGGTTCCCAGCCACGCGATCGGCAGTGATGCGTTTCAAGAAACCGATATTTTTGGCATCACCCTGCCGCTGGTGAAGCACTCCTACGTCGCCCGCACCCCCGACCAAATTCCCCGCATGGTGGCGGAGGCGTTCTACATCGCCCAGACGGGACGCCCTGGCCCGGTGCTGATTGATATTCCCAAGGACATTGGCCTGGCAGAGTTTGACTATGTGCCCGTCGAGCCTGGTCAGGTCAACCTGCCCGGTTACAAGCCCACCATTAAGGGGAACGCGCGCCAGGTAAATCCGGCCCTGCGGCTGCTGCGTCAGAGCGAGCGCCCGCTGCTCTACGTAGGGGGTGGTGCCATCACCGCCGGTGCCCATGCCGAGGTTCGCCAGTTGGCCGAGTACTTCCAAATTCCGGTTACCACCACGCTGATGGGCAAGGGGGCCTTTGACGAGCACCATCCCCTGGCCCTGGGCATGCTGGGCATGCACGGCACCGCCTACGCCAACTTTGCCGTTAGCGAGTGTGACCTGCTGATTGCGGTAGGGGCGCGTTTTGACGATCGCGTCACCGGCAAGCTGGACGAGTTTGCCTCTCGCGCCCAGGTGATCCACATCGACATTGACCCGGCGGAGGTGGGCAAAAATCGTGCTCCCCAGGTGCCGATTGTGGGCGATGTGAAGCAGGTGCTGACCCACTTGCTCAATCGCCTGGAGGCCGAGAATCAGCTGCCGCCTCCCAACCAGACGGCGGCCTGGCGCGATCGCATCGACCGCTGGAAGCGTGACTACCCGCTGGTGGTGCCGAGCTACCCCGACGTGCTGTCGCCCCAGGAAGTGATTACCGAACTGGCCACCCAGGCCCCCCACGCCTACTACACCACCGACGTGGGGCAGCACCAGATGTGGTCGGCCCAGTTCCTGAAGAATGGCCCTCGCCAGTGGGTCTCCAGTGCCGGACTGGGCACCATGGGCTTTGGCATGCCTGCGGCCATGGGGGTACAGGTAGCCCTTCCCCATGAAACGGTGATTTGCATCAGCGGCGATGCCAGCTTCCAGATGAACCTCCAGGAGTTGGGCACCCTGGCCCAGTACAACATTCCGGTAAAAACGGTGATCGTCAACAATGGCTGGCAGGGCATGGTGCGGCAGTGGCAGCAGGCCTTCCACGGCGAGCGCTACTCCTCCTCCAATATGGAGGTGGGCATGCCCGACTTTGAGCTGCTGGCCCAGGCCTACGGCATCAAGGGGATGGTGGTGCGCGATCGCGACCAGCTGGGTCCAGCCGTAGCCGCCATGCTGGCTCACCCGGGGCCTGTGCTGCTAGATGTCGGTGTGCGCCGCGACGAAAACTGCTACCCCATGGTGGCCCCAGGCAAGGGTAACCACCAGATGATTGGTCTACCTGAGGTGCACGGCATTGGTGCGGGCAGCGATGCGGCTCTCTGCGTTAGCTGTGGCCATCAAAACCCCTCCACCAGCAACTTCTGCTCGGAGTGCGGGACTAAGCTGTAG